In Lachnospiraceae bacterium, one DNA window encodes the following:
- a CDS encoding cell division protein FtsQ — translation MIRRAGRKSFTWIRIAALLLILGAILIFGLRIKEVTISGSDRYTPQQIENILFSGRWGNNTILALINDKTKPHKQIPFVEDYKIVFHGPFKVEVIVYDKSIVGYVSYMSSYMYFDREGIIVESSADCLPGIPQITGLEFGRIILYRPLPVKNPKIFEEILNLTQQLSVYNIQVDRIRFSISGQPSFTIGQMEVTLGDEGDVDGKLSLLNDILRDHPELKEKKGTLELDGYSDTGNDGAIPFKLK, via the coding sequence ATGATAAGAAGAGCTGGGAGAAAAAGCTTTACATGGATAAGGATCGCCGCACTGCTTTTAATACTTGGGGCGATCCTTATATTTGGCCTGCGGATCAAAGAAGTGACTATATCCGGAAGTGACCGTTATACGCCGCAGCAGATTGAAAACATCCTGTTTTCCGGGCGTTGGGGAAATAATACCATCCTGGCTCTTATTAATGATAAAACAAAACCCCACAAACAGATCCCCTTTGTCGAAGATTATAAGATTGTTTTTCATGGTCCTTTTAAGGTGGAGGTCATTGTTTATGATAAAAGCATTGTAGGTTACGTATCTTATATGAGCAGTTATATGTACTTTGACCGAGAGGGAATTATTGTGGAAAGCTCTGCAGACTGCCTTCCGGGAATCCCGCAGATCACAGGTCTGGAATTTGGACGCATTATTTTGTACAGACCTCTTCCTGTAAAGAATCCGAAAATATTTGAAGAAATATTAAATCTGACCCAGCAGCTGTCTGTTTATAATATCCAGGTGGACCGTATCCGCTTTTCCATTTCAGGACAGCCTTCCTTTACCATTGGCCAGATGGAAGTGACTTTGGGAGATGAGGGAGATGTAGACGGAAAGCTGTCTCTTTTAAATGATATCTTGCGGGATCATCCGGAATTAAAGGAGAAAAAGGGAACTTTGGAGCTGGACGGATATTCAGATACAGGCAATGATGGGGCAATACCATTTAAGTTGAAATAA
- a CDS encoding FtsW/RodA/SpoVE family cell cycle protein: MQKKRKPRHFYDYSLLFIIIFLTVFGLVMIYSASSYTAQLSNKYGGNSAYFIQRQAMIAAAGFLAMLGISKLDYHFLVKLARPSYWMSYVLMVAVSLVGRSVNGKRRWLGVESFSFQPTEFAKIALIIMLAYFITKKGDNINHLKTALKVVYLTIPIAAIVAANNLSSGIILVGIGFVMLFVACRIKWPFYGIAAGAIGLLAGAGPIGKVLVQIKVLQPYQYRRIEAWLNPELDPEGKSFQVLQGLYAIGSGGLFGQGLGQSIQKLGFLPESQNDMIFAIICEELGLFGAVSIILIFLFMIFRFMVIANNAPDLFGALLVVGVMGHIAIQVVLNIAVVTNTIPNTGITLPFISYGGTSVLFTMIEMGIVLSVSNRIRLEN, encoded by the coding sequence ATGCAAAAAAAGAGAAAGCCCCGTCATTTTTATGATTACAGCCTTCTTTTTATCATCATTTTCCTTACGGTATTCGGACTGGTCATGATCTACAGTGCCAGCTCTTATACAGCTCAGTTAAGTAATAAATATGGCGGAAATAGTGCCTATTTTATACAGAGGCAGGCAATGATCGCAGCTGCAGGCTTTCTGGCAATGTTAGGCATATCAAAATTGGATTATCATTTTCTGGTAAAGCTCGCAAGACCTTCATACTGGATGTCTTATGTGCTGATGGTTGCTGTTTCTCTTGTAGGAAGATCGGTAAACGGTAAAAGAAGATGGCTGGGAGTGGAATCGTTTAGTTTTCAGCCTACAGAGTTTGCAAAGATCGCCCTAATCATTATGCTGGCATATTTTATTACGAAAAAAGGTGATAATATCAATCACCTTAAAACTGCTTTAAAGGTAGTGTATTTAACAATTCCCATCGCAGCCATTGTAGCAGCCAACAACCTAAGCTCCGGTATTATCCTTGTAGGTATCGGCTTTGTTATGCTTTTTGTAGCATGCAGGATCAAATGGCCTTTTTACGGTATAGCAGCCGGTGCGATCGGTCTCCTTGCCGGTGCGGGGCCTATTGGTAAGGTCCTGGTACAGATAAAAGTGCTTCAGCCATACCAGTACCGTCGTATTGAGGCATGGCTGAACCCGGAGCTGGATCCTGAAGGAAAAAGCTTCCAGGTACTCCAGGGGCTGTATGCTATTGGTTCTGGTGGTCTTTTTGGTCAGGGCTTAGGACAGAGTATCCAGAAATTGGGTTTTCTTCCTGAATCGCAGAATGATATGATCTTTGCTATTATCTGTGAGGAGCTGGGGCTTTTTGGAGCCGTATCCATTATCCTGATCTTTCTGTTTATGATCTTCCGGTTTATGGTTATTGCCAATAATGCACCGGATCTGTTTGGTGCATTGCTTGTAGTAGGTGTTATGGGACATATTGCTATTCAGGTTGTTTTAAATATTGCAGTTGTTACCAATACAATTCCTAATACAGGCATCACACTTCCCTTTATCAGTTATGGAGGTACGTCAGTTCTGTTTACCATGATTGAAATGGGCATTGTCTTAAGCGTGTCTAACCGCATACGGCTGGAAAATTAA
- the murA gene encoding UDP-N-acetylglucosamine 1-carboxyvinyltransferase, with protein MAAIQVYGMNSLEGEISVQGSKNGALPVMAGALLHKGVTVLLNVPDIEDTRCMTDILRELGCDCKREGIRLVIDASKAAGTEVPEKYVKAMRSSIILLGALLGRMKEGQCSLPGGCLIGARPVDLHLMVLRGLGAEITEKEGKFRADAGQGLSGSELYLPYPSVGATEQAILAAVLADGVTVIHGAAKEPEICELCFFLNGMGAVICGMGTDHLMIQGVKTLHDSLWKVAGDRIAAGTYCSGVMMAGGSISLKEVIPEQLEEPLILFQRAGAVVKRERERLFICMKDRPDPLKISTGPYPGFPTDMQSLFMAFLSIAKGESCITENVFEDRFGTAAELVKMGADITCQGKTAVIKGVPLLAGTKVRALDLRGAAALVMAALGAEGSTIIEDCYHIKRGYEDICRDLRALGGRADWMESDTG; from the coding sequence TTGGCTGCAATTCAGGTTTATGGGATGAATTCTTTAGAAGGAGAGATTTCTGTTCAGGGCTCTAAGAATGGTGCTCTTCCTGTTATGGCAGGAGCTTTACTGCATAAAGGGGTAACGGTGCTTTTAAACGTACCGGATATAGAAGATACCCGGTGCATGACAGATATTTTAAGAGAGCTTGGCTGTGACTGTAAAAGAGAAGGCATACGTCTTGTGATCGATGCCTCAAAGGCAGCAGGTACAGAAGTACCGGAAAAATATGTAAAAGCTATGCGTTCTTCCATTATATTGCTGGGTGCCCTGCTTGGAAGAATGAAGGAAGGGCAATGCAGTCTGCCTGGAGGCTGCCTGATCGGGGCAAGGCCGGTGGATCTGCATTTAATGGTCCTTCGGGGACTGGGGGCAGAAATCACAGAAAAAGAGGGAAAGTTCCGTGCAGATGCTGGTCAGGGGCTTTCAGGCAGTGAGCTGTATCTTCCATATCCAAGTGTGGGTGCTACAGAACAGGCGATTTTAGCAGCTGTACTGGCGGATGGGGTGACAGTGATCCACGGGGCAGCAAAAGAACCGGAGATCTGCGAATTGTGCTTCTTTTTAAATGGAATGGGTGCTGTGATCTGTGGCATGGGAACGGACCATCTGATGATACAGGGGGTAAAAACGCTTCATGACAGCCTGTGGAAGGTGGCAGGAGACCGTATTGCAGCAGGAACTTATTGCAGTGGTGTGATGATGGCAGGAGGAAGCATTAGTTTAAAAGAAGTGATACCGGAGCAGTTAGAAGAGCCTCTTATATTGTTCCAGCGGGCGGGAGCTGTAGTTAAAAGGGAAAGGGAACGGCTTTTTATTTGTATGAAAGACCGGCCGGATCCCCTGAAAATCTCTACAGGCCCCTATCCTGGTTTCCCCACAGATATGCAGTCTCTTTTTATGGCGTTTTTATCCATTGCAAAGGGGGAGAGCTGTATTACGGAAAACGTATTTGAGGATCGTTTTGGAACAGCAGCAGAGCTTGTGAAAATGGGAGCTGATATTACCTGCCAGGGAAAAACAGCGGTGATAAAGGGTGTACCCTTGTTAGCAGGAACAAAAGTAAGGGCATTGGATCTGAGAGGCGCAGCTGCATTGGTGATGGCGGCTTTAGGAGCTGAAGGAAGCACTATTATAGAAGATTGTTACCATATTAAAAGAGGATACGAAGATATCTGCCGTGATCTGAGGGCATTAGGCGGCAGAGCAGACTGGATGGAGAGTGATACAGGATGA
- the ftsZ gene encoding cell division protein FtsZ has product MLEIKINESENAARIIVVGVGGAGNNAVNRMIDENIAGVEFIGINTDKQALQFCKAPTAMQIGEKLTKGLGAGARPEVGEKAAEESSEEISQALKGADMVFVTCGMGGGTGTGAAPVVAKIAKDMGILTVGVVTKPFRFEAKARMQNALNGIECLKQAVDTLIVIPNDRLLEIVDRRTTMPDALKKADEVLQQAVQGITDLINVPGLINLDFADIQTVMIDKGIAHIGIGKAKGDDKAVEAVKQAVSSPLLETTIEGASHVIINISGDISLIEANEAASYVQELAGDDANIIFGAMYDENAQDEASITVIATGLDEHNATSSVSKAMTGFSSNNFKTQVPEKAASAEAAATEAAPAFTKPAQPAFNRTFNPGATAQPTYTVPKFTGAGSFNTGAANTQEAPKQAAPSTERTAPSFRPAANKEMQINIPDFLKNKR; this is encoded by the coding sequence TTGTTAGAGATTAAAATAAATGAGTCAGAGAATGCTGCAAGAATTATCGTAGTAGGTGTAGGCGGTGCCGGAAATAACGCAGTAAACCGCATGATCGATGAAAATATTGCAGGTGTTGAGTTTATCGGCATCAATACAGATAAGCAGGCACTGCAGTTCTGCAAGGCTCCTACTGCTATGCAGATCGGAGAGAAGCTGACAAAGGGCTTAGGTGCGGGTGCACGTCCGGAAGTTGGTGAGAAGGCAGCAGAAGAGAGCTCTGAGGAGATCTCCCAGGCATTAAAGGGCGCTGATATGGTATTTGTTACCTGTGGTATGGGAGGCGGTACCGGTACTGGTGCAGCTCCTGTTGTTGCAAAGATCGCGAAGGATATGGGTATCCTTACTGTTGGTGTTGTAACAAAGCCTTTCCGTTTTGAAGCAAAAGCACGTATGCAGAATGCGTTAAATGGTATCGAATGTTTAAAGCAGGCTGTAGATACTCTGATCGTTATCCCAAATGACCGTCTTCTTGAGATCGTAGACCGCCGTACCACTATGCCGGATGCTCTTAAGAAAGCAGATGAAGTCCTTCAGCAGGCAGTTCAGGGTATTACTGACCTTATCAATGTTCCTGGTCTGATCAATCTTGACTTTGCTGATATCCAGACTGTTATGATCGATAAGGGTATCGCTCATATTGGTATTGGTAAGGCTAAGGGTGATGACAAGGCTGTTGAGGCAGTTAAGCAGGCTGTATCCAGCCCTCTTCTTGAAACTACCATTGAGGGTGCAAGCCACGTTATCATCAATATCTCCGGCGATATCAGCCTGATCGAAGCAAACGAAGCAGCAAGCTATGTTCAGGAACTGGCTGGCGATGATGCAAATATCATCTTTGGTGCTATGTATGATGAAAACGCCCAGGATGAGGCAAGTATTACTGTTATTGCTACAGGACTGGATGAGCACAATGCAACATCCTCTGTATCCAAGGCTATGACCGGATTTTCTTCTAATAATTTTAAGACACAGGTTCCGGAGAAGGCAGCTTCCGCAGAAGCAGCAGCAACTGAGGCAGCTCCGGCTTTTACAAAGCCGGCCCAGCCTGCATTTAACCGCACCTTTAATCCTGGTGCAACTGCACAGCCAACCTATACAGTTCCTAAGTTTACAGGCGCAGGAAGCTTTAATACAGGTGCTGCAAACACCCAGGAAGCACCAAAACAGGCAGCTCCATCTACAGAGAGAACAGCTCCTTCCTTCCGCCCAGCAGCAAACAAGGAAATGCAGATCAATATCCCGGATTTCTTAAAGAATAAGCGGTAA